In Syntrophales bacterium, the genomic window GACAATCTCGTAAAAAGTCTTTTTCTGTCACCCTGAATTTATTTCAGGGTCTCTAACTTGCTGAAATAATTAGATGCTGAAACAAGTTCAGCATGACAAAGAGCACACTTTCTGACTTTTTACGAGTGCATCAAAGAAGAAGGTTAACAAAAACTTTTTAAACACGTTTGATGCAGGTTTGTCAGAACTATATCGGAAGGCGTTGTATCTATTGCGAGGAGTGTAATACCATGTTTGCTTAAAAGGCGGAGAGGGATTCACTCTCCCTTCAGCTTTTCAATCTTTTCCTGTTTTGTTTTGCAATTTATACAAAGGGTAGTCACGGGTCTTGCCATCAATCTTTTGTCAGATATCGCCCCATCGCATACCTCACATATTCCAAAAGTTCCCTCGTCGATACGCTTGATAGCTTCCTGCATTTTTATGATTAATTTTCTTTCCCTGTCCCGTATTCGAAGTTCAAAATTTCTTTCCGATTCGAGTGTTGCTCTATCAGCCACATCAGGAAAGTTTTCTTTACCATTAGTCATTTCCGAAACGGTTTTCTCCGCTTCACTCAACAGATCTTCAATTCTATCGGTAAGAAGATTTCTAAAATATTCAAGCTTTTCTGGTTTCATTGGTCAAATAATCTACCTTTTATATAAATTCCCCAAAGCACATCTCAAATGGAGCACTATTAAATATCTAATCATCCCACTTTTGTAAAGGAAAAAATGGGGCTGCAATAAATTAAATTCCTTCCTTTATTCTTTATCACAATTCCATGCACTTCTCACTTTCTCAATAATGTTCGTTGTTGATGCTCCTTTAATCTCAGGAATAATAACAACCTTCCCTCCCCGTCTCTTTACGGACTCTCGCCCAACTACATCTTCCTCCGACCAGTCTCCACCCTTAACTATAATATCAGGTTCCAGATATTCAATCAGTTCAAGAGGGGTATGTTCATTAAATATGGTAACATAATCCACAGATTCAAGGGAGGACACAACATCCGCTCTCTCATCCTCAGGAACAAGAGGTCTCCTCTCACCCTTGATCGCTCTTACAGATGAATCGCTGTTAAGGGCAAGAACCAGCACATCCCCCAATTTTTTTGCTTCCCTCAGATATCTTGTATGTCCAACATGGAGAATATCAAAACAGCCATTGGTGAATACAACGTTTTCTCCACGGGTCCTGTGTCTGTCAAGTTCTTTTTTCAGTTTTTCCCTTGAGTAAACTTTATTCATAATTTAGTAGGGTCGGGTTTTACACCCGACCGCAAATGGCGGCATATAAAATGCCACCCTACAGAATTGTTGAATCCGCCTTAGGCGGAGAGCACGAAAAGCCCTGTTTCTTAAAGCTTTTGCCAAACTGTTCCTAAACTGCCCTGGCAAGTGTAAGAACTGCCACTTCTTCAACACCATTTTCGAGCAATATCCGTGCACATTCCCTGACGGTACTGCCGGTAGTATAAACATCATCTATCAATACAACTCTTTCCCCATCTATTTTTTCCCTGTCTGTTATTACAAACGATCCTTTGACATTCGTGCTCCGTTGTTTTTTGCCCAAACCTGTTTGCGGCTTTGTATGGATAGTTCTTTTGAGTGTTCTAAAATCTAAACATATAGAATATCTGATTGCAATCTCTCTTGCCAGTATAACGGATTGATTGAACCCCCTTTCTTTTAATCTCCTCTGATGCAGGGGCACAGGT contains:
- the rfaE2 gene encoding D-glycero-beta-D-manno-heptose 1-phosphate adenylyltransferase, with product MNKVYSREKLKKELDRHRTRGENVVFTNGCFDILHVGHTRYLREAKKLGDVLVLALNSDSSVRAIKGERRPLVPEDERADVVSSLESVDYVTIFNEHTPLELIEYLEPDIIVKGGDWSEEDVVGRESVKRRGGKVVIIPEIKGASTTNIIEKVRSAWNCDKE
- the dksA gene encoding RNA polymerase-binding protein DksA, with product MKPEKLEYFRNLLTDRIEDLLSEAEKTVSEMTNGKENFPDVADRATLESERNFELRIRDRERKLIIKMQEAIKRIDEGTFGICEVCDGAISDKRLMARPVTTLCINCKTKQEKIEKLKGE